One part of the Ornithodoros turicata isolate Travis chromosome 2, ASM3712646v1, whole genome shotgun sequence genome encodes these proteins:
- the LOC135384354 gene encoding uncharacterized protein LOC135384354, with translation MIQRHRGYNGWISRLQKYDLRLEHIPRKDLVIADTLSRAPLQSVTITTMEQTPKQATLAVLVTASSNVLDRIRRATIEDERLQTVNAYCRNGWPPSRRRLSQELQPYWGCHDQLYFEQGLLCRGMRLVIPDKYRKYAFDKLHVGYCGMTACKSRARESLYWPNMTQNIEQMVCECQSFQRPNSEEPLLKVPLSSLPRQKLGIDFFHVSGQRYLIVIDCFSKYVELQLMNTTNSQAVVKALKKVYARFGIPFEFVTDNGPPFDSEAFAQFNQD, from the coding sequence ATGATTCAACGTCACCGAGGCTACAACGGCTGGATATCTCGGTTACAGAAGTACGATTTACGTTTAGAGCACATACCTAGGAAGGACTTGGTTATTGCGGATACTCTGTCACGGGCACCACTCCAGTCTGTCACAATCACAACCATGGAACAAACTCCCAAACAAGCAACTCTGGCTGTGTTGGTAACTGCATCGTCAAATGTTCTTGACAGGATTCGCCGTGCTACAATAGAAGATGAGCGTTTGCAGACTGTTAATGCCTATTGCCGCAATGGCTGGCCTCCTAGTCGGCGCCGCTTGAGTCAAGAGCTTCAACCTTACTGGGGTTGCCATGATCAGCTCTACTTTGAACAAGGTCTCCTATGCAGGGGCATGCGACTTGTCATCCCTGACAAGTACCGAAAATACGCCTTCGATAAACTACATGTGGGGTATTGCGGAATGACAGCATGTAAGAGCCGTGCCCGAGAGTCCTTGTATTGGCCGAATATGACACAAAACATTGAGCAGATGGTCTGTGAGTGCCAGAGCTTCCAGCGACCAAACAGCGAAGAACCCTTGCTAAAAGTACCTCTTTCAAGTCTTCCGCGGCAAAAGCTCGGCATAGATTTCTTTCACGTCAGTGGCCAAAGATATCTTATTGTGATTGACTGTTTCTCAAAGTATGTGGAGCTGCAGCTCATGAACACCACCAACAGCCAGGCAGTTGTCAAAGCGCTCAAGAAAGTCTATGCACGGTTTGGTATTCCTTTTGAGTTTGTGACAGACAATGGCCCTCCTTTTGATTCTGAGGCCTTTGCACAATTCAACCAGGATTAG